A window of Primulina tabacum isolate GXHZ01 chromosome 4, ASM2559414v2, whole genome shotgun sequence contains these coding sequences:
- the LOC142543328 gene encoding RING-H2 finger protein ATL64-like yields the protein MADMDTDFRMKPEAGRGYAMSGKIMLSAIVILFAVIIFMVGFHLYARWYLIHLRRRQLQRRRQRRSGGRPQIVLLTENQYAVSVGDRGLEKAVLDSLPVYLHSSKTGIPSECAVCLSEFEENEVARHLPKCGHSFHTECIDMWFHSHSTCPLCRSPVEQVVNQLNPVLTVNGKFKDVNVPEPGSSSKSNPVPPCQQDEVGGTARRKGLDLVAVRIEVPPRRVQSEDDSAQCPAGFRSPGNGLAYLKRILTISIRSPTSGGIPCETGSSSMAANGDLESCSRELSQESSRVQTPS from the coding sequence ATGGCGGATATGGATACGGATTTCCGTATGAAGCCTGAGGCGGGAAGAGGGTACGCCATGAGCGGGAAAATAATGCTCAGCGCCATTGTTATACTATTTGCCGTCATTATTTTCATGGTGGGTTTCCACCTCTACGCCAGATGGTACTTAATCCACCTCCGCCGCCGCCAGCTCCAGCGTCGCCGTCAGAGGCGCAGCGGGGGTCGGCCCCAGATCGTGCTGCTGACTGAAAACCAATATGCCGTGTCAGTTGGCGACCGAGGCCTCGAGAAGGCGGTTCTGGATTCACTCCCGGTTTATCTTCACTCCTCCAAGACTGGGATTCCCTCCGAATGCGCCGTGTGCTTGTCCGAGTTCGAGGAGAACGAGGTTGCCCGCCACCTTCCTAAATGCGGCCATTCGTTTCACACAGAGTGTATTGATATGTGGTTCCATTCCCACTCCACTTGTCCCCTATGCCGGTCTCCGGTCGAACAAGTGGTGAATCAGCTGAACCCAGTTCTCACCGTAAATGGAAAGTTTAAGGATGTAAATGTGCCCGAACCTGGTTCGAGCTCGAAAAGTAACCCGGTCCCACCATGCCAGCAAGATGAAGTTGGCGGGACAGCTAGGAGGAAAGGATTAGATTTGGTGGCTGTGAGAATAGAAGTTCCCCCCAGGAGGGTTCAGTCGGAGGACGATTCGGCCCAGTGCCCTGCCGGGTTCAGGTCACCTGGCAACGGGCTAGCCTATTTGAAAAGGATACTAACTATAAGCATCAGGTCCCCTACAAGTGGAGGAATACCATGCGAGACCGGGAGCAGCAGCATGGCCGCCAACGGAGACTTGGAGAGCTGCAGTCGAGAGTTGAGTCAAGAATCGAGCCGAGTTCAAACACCGAGCTGA